The genomic window GTGGTTAATGAGAATACCTACAATTATGTTTGTTACAGTTATCATTATTAATGTGCAATTACGTACATGAATTATCATCTTGTATTGTACATGCAACAAATAAATGTTATTTTTGTTCCCTATTCTTGACTGGGTAAGCAAGAAATCAAACCACAGAAGTACGTACTTGGCATTTTTCAACCTTCTTGTACAGCATCAGTTTGAGTTTTTAAAACTACCCTGAATATAAAATGGTGGTTCTCATTTTCACCTATTTTACATTGATGCATATTAATTATTAAGTGACAGTTCCAGAGAGGGGACAACTAATAAAGTAGAAAACAGTTTTCACCCATTTGGGGGATTCTGGTTTTGGTGGAGTAACTCAATGGCAAGTAAATGTACCTGTATGTGGTTTACATGTGTATAGGGGTACTTTTAGTACAATTTTAACTGCAAAAGTACCACTATACATACAGCAACAATATTTTTACATATGTTGCTGAAGTTGTGCTCAACAGATGCATGGTAACAATCATAAACAGAATGGGACCTATGTTAAGAAATATTATTATGGGTTTTTGGATGATTACCACAAAAAATCTCATAAATCTAGAATGGAAAAATATTTAATCACACTAATTTTCTCAATCATACCCAAAATATTCCACATTCTATTTTCTATCAATATTATCAAAATAAACCCACCAGCCCCACTATACTATTAATTAAATAATACTGGTGATGTTGTGTGTTGCTATGCATTATGTAGCTAATGATTTCAACACCTGATCATTAGTTTACCAGTTTGATTTTACACTGTGGTGTAATTATTTAACTCCTGAGCTTTACTGCACATTCACTTGGTGATCTGTACTTCTGTAGTGTGTTCTTGTGTGTACTTTGAATTAAATTTGAATAACCATTTCATTCTGTTGAGTGACAATGACACAAATAATACTAAATGAAAATATGGTACGACTGTACTGAATACACTATCAGGTTATAATGTACATGATGTGATCACAATACTAATAGCTACATGATAATCAGTCAAATAACACACATCATCACATGATGAAGTTAAAAGATGCAATTCTTTGGTCTGATTTTGATTTCTATGAATGATAGAGGATGATACTGGTCATTGAAGACAATTGTATACCTGTGTTTGTACTGATGATTGGGAAATATGTTGGAGCAGGATTTGTACCACCATCCACCAGCATTACCACCAACATGATGTACTGCACAATTGTATGGCGGATTTCTTCTAATGTCATTGTCCCTGTCCCTTGTGGTGAACTTCATCCCATTCAGTGAGTATGAACCAGCAATTGGATCAGTTGTAACTCCATCAAATCCTGATAATTATGGTTAATGGATACTGTTCAGTGGCTGGTCCTACTCTAAAGTTACTGTATGATAGATAACCTTTTGTTCCATTATTGAATGCATAGTCGATACGTAGCTCCCACTGTCCTTGGTTGGTCAAGGTATGCATTCCACGTAATCCAAACCAAAATTCTCCATTCAAGCtaccaaatccatcttcataatCTATCCAGTCTCTGTTAAAGTCAACACTTCCATCTTTTCTTCTCTGAACAACTAGCCATCCTCCTCCTCCAGTGGTAGTATCACAGTATACTCTAGTGTTGGAACACTTCACTCCACCAAAGTTACCAATAATGTAGACTCCTGGACTCTTTGCATTGAAATGAGTGTTATTGTAACCAAGACAACAGCAGCTTCTAATAGGTCCACCATTAGTTTGACACTCTCCATCAACTAGTACTATTCTTATAGCACTAACCACTAGTATTGAAATAGTGACAGTATTGATCATTGCAGACTTGTCAATTCTGATCAACTGATAAATTGTTGTTAGCACATCAGAGCAGTGATTTTATACTACTCTGTATTTCCTTATATAGTCAAGTGAGAACATTGCTATTGCAATGTAAAATTACCAAATATAAAGCTTGCTCTGTAGCACAGTATAAACCTCAAGATTACCTATCCTTATTAGGTAACATACTAGTGTGTTATTGTAATGTGGTTACTACCCTACATCTATGAATATATCATATACTAAACAGCCTACACATTCTGTAATATCATTGTGTACATGATTGATGAGTATCATGTACTAAAATGGTAATCATTCCATTACAGGTCATCCTATCAACATTCAATAATAAAATATCACACACTCCAGTGGTACAGAGgacaataaataattttgcaGTGTGTACAGTTCATACTTTAAAGTTTATCATCATATTAGAATCATACATGGTGTAAAGCGATGCACTTGTAAAATTCTTggcttcataacagaaatctgCCTCAATTAATAATGTCAAATATTTGGTATACAATTATTCTGGTGTACAGTATGAtatcacacacatacaaagtTTCTTATTGGATGCACAATTTAATGTTAATGATGTGATGATGATATTTATGATTATGGGATATTTTGGATATGATATAAAATTTTAGTGTATGGACAAATTTGAGATGCTATTTTGCATTGCACATGATGGCAAGTCCTCTAAAATGATAATATACTTCAAAGAATTGGTGATACCTACCACAATGTTGTTTTCATGTAATATTTGTGTAGTGATaataaaataattcataatataACATAATGATTAATTCAAAAAAGGCATTTGGGTCAAACCTTTTCATTCATACATTCATGTGTCTACTGTAGTTCTAGCATGATAAATAAGATTTTTTAACTGTATCAACATATTAGCTACACATTCTAAacatatttgtaattgtagGGTAAATACAGTATGATTCCACCCAACATTAGCATTAACATggtctaataaaatagtcattCAATCTTTTAACATGTGGAATCGTCTGGATTGGAAAACAGTGACTAAATAACTA from Dysidea avara chromosome 2, odDysAvar1.4, whole genome shotgun sequence includes these protein-coding regions:
- the LOC136247769 gene encoding fibrinogen C domain-containing protein 1-like is translated as MINTVTISILVVSAIRIVLVDGECQTNGGPIRSCCCLGYNNTHFNAKSPGVYIIGNFGGVKCSNTRVYCDTTTGGGGWLVVQRRKDGSVDFNRDWIDYEDGFGSLNGEFWFGLRGMHTLTNQGQWELRIDYAFNNGTKGFDGVTTDPIAGSYSLNGMKFTTRDRDNDIRRNPPYNCAVHHVGGNAGGWWYKSCSNIFPNHQYKHRMKWLFKFNSKYTQEHTTEVQITK